From the genome of Gracilibacillus salitolerans, one region includes:
- a CDS encoding glycosyl hydrolase family 95 catalytic domain-containing protein, translating to MLNQLPKRGIWTDQPASKWEDALVSGNGSHGVMVLGDPVHDTIIGNHCRLYLPQGNSYDLPNMAPHLEETRKIIREQGYKQAIHFYYERAKELGYQGLTMSDPSHPGFHLHIETDHQNYTDYKRSINYQTGELSVSYQVNEQPYLRKTFVSQDCNQIIYYLSPGCYTIKLEDYQHPKIKQSSIVDQQTIHTHFDYCYSEAGYDVFIDVITEGAKLLSHTVGFEVNSENPVLIRMDITPYKEKTDRKVIRKPLSYSEDYSTLFAKHVAIHQEMFERVELTLATDQERQQPIWSLVEKAKQQRQITPVLLEKMYDAGRYMYICSAGELTPNLQGIWTGTFEPAWSGDFTFDTNVELSIAAALSSNLLEGLEGFFRLIKELMPGFRENAQKYYGARGVMAAIHSSNSGKHVHWNQVWPLHLWTCGAGWLAHWYYQYYRFTGDKLFLQHEVVPFLEDIVLFYNDFLMEDPDGTYRFTPSYSAENGAADNATQDVAVAKEVLTNLRVAYQILGYPEAKVKRCQDMLGKMPSYQVNEDGALKEWLTPDKGENYNHRHFSHLYPVFQSREFNNETDPAMWQAARTAFDKRLEAWLLNEEADTSSTHGRMHSALCATQFHMPELIDDIFRLLIDHNCFYSSLMMSHYNEQEIFNVDGNGALPQVVHEMLADFSNGRLTLLGALPPSLPKGEIKGICLPNQIIVHRLTWDTEAQQLKLQIVSKIDQEVKLYFPLYPEVEENNQRVTLQQNKQVSFVMNLLK from the coding sequence TTGCTGAACCAATTACCTAAACGAGGTATCTGGACGGATCAACCTGCCTCTAAATGGGAGGATGCATTAGTAAGCGGGAATGGCAGCCATGGTGTGATGGTATTGGGGGATCCCGTACATGATACGATCATCGGCAATCATTGCCGGCTTTATTTACCACAAGGCAACAGCTACGATTTACCTAATATGGCACCGCACCTAGAAGAAACGCGAAAGATTATCCGGGAACAAGGATACAAACAAGCGATTCACTTCTATTATGAAAGAGCGAAAGAACTTGGCTACCAGGGCTTAACGATGAGTGATCCATCACATCCAGGCTTCCATTTGCATATTGAAACCGATCACCAGAACTACACAGATTACAAACGGAGCATCAATTACCAGACAGGAGAGCTTAGCGTTTCCTATCAAGTAAACGAACAACCATACTTGAGAAAAACTTTTGTATCACAAGATTGTAATCAAATCATCTATTATCTAAGTCCAGGTTGTTACACGATAAAATTAGAAGACTATCAACATCCAAAAATAAAACAATCGAGTATAGTTGACCAGCAAACGATTCATACACATTTTGATTATTGTTATAGCGAAGCTGGATATGATGTGTTTATTGACGTAATTACTGAAGGAGCGAAACTTCTTTCCCATACAGTAGGTTTTGAGGTAAATAGCGAAAATCCAGTCCTGATACGAATGGATATTACTCCGTACAAAGAGAAAACAGACCGTAAGGTAATCAGAAAGCCGTTAAGCTATTCAGAAGATTATTCTACTCTTTTTGCCAAACATGTGGCAATTCATCAGGAAATGTTCGAACGAGTAGAGCTGACATTGGCGACAGATCAAGAGCGTCAACAACCAATCTGGTCATTAGTAGAGAAAGCAAAACAACAGAGGCAGATCACACCTGTTTTATTGGAAAAAATGTATGATGCCGGCCGCTATATGTATATTTGCAGTGCTGGGGAGTTAACGCCGAATTTACAAGGGATCTGGACAGGCACGTTTGAGCCGGCATGGAGCGGTGATTTCACTTTTGATACTAACGTTGAGCTATCGATTGCCGCTGCACTTTCTAGTAATCTATTAGAAGGATTGGAAGGTTTTTTCCGCTTAATAAAAGAGTTAATGCCAGGCTTTCGCGAAAATGCCCAGAAATATTATGGCGCACGAGGTGTGATGGCAGCGATCCATTCTAGTAATAGTGGAAAGCATGTTCATTGGAATCAGGTATGGCCTTTACATTTATGGACATGTGGTGCCGGCTGGCTAGCGCATTGGTATTATCAATATTACCGTTTTACTGGTGATAAGCTGTTTTTACAACATGAAGTCGTGCCTTTCTTAGAAGACATTGTTCTGTTTTACAATGATTTCCTGATGGAGGATCCGGATGGAACCTATCGTTTTACCCCTTCCTATTCAGCGGAAAATGGGGCGGCTGATAATGCCACACAAGATGTAGCAGTTGCGAAGGAAGTATTAACCAACTTGCGTGTGGCTTATCAAATCTTAGGTTATCCGGAAGCGAAGGTAAAACGATGCCAAGATATGCTGGGGAAAATGCCTTCTTATCAAGTGAATGAAGATGGTGCATTGAAAGAATGGTTAACACCGGACAAAGGAGAAAATTATAACCATCGTCATTTTTCTCACTTGTATCCTGTATTTCAAAGCAGGGAGTTCAATAATGAAACAGACCCAGCCATGTGGCAAGCGGCTAGAACGGCATTTGATAAACGTTTGGAAGCATGGCTGTTAAATGAAGAGGCCGATACATCTTCTACACATGGCCGAATGCACTCTGCATTATGTGCTACCCAATTCCATATGCCTGAGTTAATTGATGACATCTTCCGTTTACTGATCGATCATAATTGCTTCTATTCTTCGTTGATGATGTCACATTATAATGAGCAGGAAATCTTCAATGTTGATGGCAATGGAGCGTTACCACAAGTCGTTCATGAAATGTTAGCCGATTTCAGTAATGGCAGGTTAACATTGCTGGGTGCACTTCCTCCCTCCTTACCAAAAGGAGAGATCAAAGGGATCTGTCTGCCAAATCAAATAATAGTTCATAGATTGACCTGGGATACAGAGGCACAACAACTCAAGCTACAAATAGTAAGTAAAATCGATCAGGAGGTAAAGCTATATTTCCCGCTTTATCCGGAGGTTGAGGAAAATAATCAACGTGTGACCTTACAGCAAAATAAACAAGTTTCATTCGTAATGAATCTGTTAAAGTAG
- a CDS encoding glycoside hydrolase family 3 C-terminal domain-containing protein: MSTVEKIQSPSLSLEKRLSILMEALTLEEKISLLSTSQSAIPRLGIKEYAVGGEAAHGVVDRAGGKATVFPQPIGLSSTWNKALIHQVGSAIGDEARVFYQLQNEKTGLTLWAPTIDMERDPRWGRTEEAYGEDPYLTGQLSKELIKGMQGDDPFYVKLVAAPKHFYGNNHEKGREDTSNSIDLRNRKEYYLKAFEPAFKEANALSMMTAYNGVNGIPCMQIHEIEEIVRDEWGMDGFIVSDGGALTLNVEEYQYYDTFEEALADALKKGIDCFVDRKEIVEEAAKDALDKQLIEPEDIDRAIHRMLKVRFRLGHFDEDTSRNPYHNLPLDVMCSDNHSKLARKATDESIVLLKNDREFLPLCENKLEKLAVIGPTANDVFRDWYTGYPPYKVTPLAGIKEHIPDLDISYHDGFDRIVWQPKLSSDHLGVNDENHWIITQDDESHAALVDEDWGNGWHVFKSVKTNRYLTQMDKGQTFSATKEEIFDWFNREKINVTANDQDLYRLSSWNGYPITIEEDKVIVSENDATLFEKKVIENGIEEAAACAKESDVAVVCVGNHPMINGKETEDREDIKLADYQQRLVQAVYQANPNMVLVVIGSYPFAINWEQDHIPAIIYSSHGSQELGHSLAATIFGDNNPSGKLSMTWYRDANRLPEITDYDIRKGKRTYQYADDNTLYPFGHGLSYGTVTYQDVIIDKYVITENEQLSVTFTIKNESDFNRSEVAQVYASVTGGYYSRANKQLVAFEKVFLLPEEEKQVTLSIDTDQLKVFDVRSNQFVLEQGTVLLHIGQSSEQFVYTSAPVTIKGEVITGRSLEQLTPAENYDDYKHITLTKGERERPCVTADQQGWILFRNVQHQSNVKLKVRVKGASGQLSVYVNDREKSPVTTQKIDVDQWTDQMIDFHSQDSDPIDIILEMSQLSIQSIQLMEG, encoded by the coding sequence TTGAGTACAGTAGAAAAGATTCAATCACCATCTTTATCTTTGGAAAAACGTTTATCGATATTAATGGAAGCGCTAACGTTAGAAGAGAAAATATCGCTGTTAAGTACCAGTCAAAGCGCAATACCGAGGTTAGGAATAAAAGAATATGCAGTAGGTGGAGAAGCAGCACACGGAGTAGTCGATCGAGCAGGTGGTAAAGCGACCGTATTTCCACAGCCAATCGGACTATCCAGTACATGGAACAAAGCATTAATCCATCAGGTAGGAAGCGCGATAGGAGATGAAGCAAGAGTTTTCTATCAACTCCAGAATGAAAAAACGGGTCTAACGTTGTGGGCACCTACAATTGATATGGAACGTGATCCTCGTTGGGGACGGACAGAAGAAGCATATGGAGAAGATCCCTATTTAACTGGTCAACTGTCTAAAGAACTGATAAAAGGAATGCAAGGAGATGATCCCTTTTATGTAAAACTTGTCGCCGCACCGAAGCATTTTTATGGGAATAATCATGAAAAAGGGCGCGAAGATACATCGAACAGTATTGATTTACGCAATAGAAAAGAATATTATTTAAAAGCGTTTGAACCTGCATTTAAAGAAGCGAATGCTCTATCGATGATGACGGCCTATAATGGTGTCAATGGGATCCCATGCATGCAAATACATGAAATCGAAGAAATTGTCCGAGATGAATGGGGTATGGATGGATTCATTGTCAGTGATGGCGGTGCCTTGACATTAAATGTGGAAGAGTATCAATATTATGACACCTTTGAAGAAGCATTAGCAGATGCTTTAAAAAAAGGAATTGATTGTTTTGTAGATCGTAAGGAAATCGTCGAGGAAGCAGCAAAGGACGCACTGGACAAACAATTAATCGAACCGGAAGATATCGACCGTGCTATCCATCGGATGTTAAAAGTGCGTTTTCGTTTAGGCCACTTTGATGAGGATACCAGTCGAAACCCTTATCATAACTTACCACTAGATGTAATGTGCAGTGATAATCATAGTAAGCTTGCTCGTAAAGCAACCGATGAATCGATCGTATTATTAAAAAATGACCGGGAGTTTTTACCTTTATGTGAAAATAAGCTGGAAAAGCTTGCGGTTATCGGACCGACAGCTAACGATGTTTTTCGCGATTGGTATACAGGGTACCCACCGTATAAGGTAACTCCATTAGCAGGTATCAAAGAACACATTCCAGATCTAGATATTTCCTATCATGATGGGTTTGATCGCATTGTTTGGCAACCGAAGTTATCCTCCGATCATTTAGGAGTTAATGATGAAAATCATTGGATCATTACGCAAGATGATGAGAGTCATGCTGCTTTAGTAGATGAAGACTGGGGAAATGGCTGGCATGTTTTTAAAAGTGTGAAAACGAATCGCTATTTGACACAAATGGATAAAGGCCAAACATTTTCCGCAACAAAAGAGGAAATTTTTGACTGGTTTAACCGTGAAAAAATAAACGTTACGGCTAATGATCAGGATTTGTATAGATTAAGCAGCTGGAACGGTTACCCGATAACAATAGAAGAAGATAAAGTGATAGTGAGCGAAAACGATGCTACCCTTTTTGAGAAAAAGGTCATTGAAAATGGCATAGAAGAAGCTGCAGCCTGTGCAAAAGAAAGTGATGTGGCGGTTGTCTGTGTTGGGAATCATCCAATGATTAATGGAAAAGAAACAGAAGATCGAGAAGATATTAAACTGGCAGACTACCAACAGCGTCTAGTTCAGGCAGTTTATCAAGCAAATCCGAACATGGTTCTGGTTGTGATTGGAAGTTATCCATTTGCAATAAACTGGGAACAAGATCACATTCCTGCAATTATATACAGCTCACATGGATCACAAGAGCTAGGTCACAGCTTGGCTGCAACAATCTTCGGTGACAATAATCCTTCAGGTAAACTAAGCATGACGTGGTACCGGGATGCCAACCGATTACCTGAAATAACAGATTATGATATTCGCAAAGGGAAGCGAACCTATCAATATGCTGATGACAATACTTTGTACCCATTTGGTCATGGTCTAAGTTATGGCACTGTTACTTATCAGGATGTTATTATTGATAAATATGTGATAACGGAGAATGAACAACTGTCCGTTACATTTACCATAAAAAATGAAAGCGATTTTAATAGATCAGAAGTTGCTCAAGTGTATGCAAGTGTAACGGGCGGCTACTATTCGAGAGCCAATAAACAATTGGTCGCTTTTGAAAAAGTCTTTTTACTACCAGAAGAGGAAAAACAGGTAACATTATCGATTGATACGGATCAATTAAAAGTATTTGATGTCAGATCGAATCAGTTTGTACTGGAACAAGGAACGGTTCTTTTACATATTGGACAGTCAAGTGAGCAATTTGTCTACACTTCCGCTCCAGTAACGATTAAAGGAGAAGTGATCACTGGACGTTCCCTAGAGCAACTAACACCAGCAGAGAACTATGATGATTATAAGCATATTACGTTAACTAAAGGGGAAAGGGAAAGACCTTGTGTGACAGCTGATCAACAAGGGTGGATTCTGTTTCGCAATGTACAACATCAATCAAATGTCAAATTGAAAGTAAGAGTAAAAGGTGCGTCTGGTCAGTTAAGCGTTTATGTAAATGACCGTGAAAAGTCACCGGTCACTACGCAAAAAATCGATGTGGATCAATGGACAGATCAAATGATAGATTTCCATTCACAGGATAGTGATCCAATAGATATCATTCTGGAAATGAGTCAGCTATCGATACAATCAATACAATTAATGGAAGGGTGA
- a CDS encoding cache domain-containing sensor histidine kinase: MFLKKKIMSLFNFLKVKHKLLGIYLIVTAIPILLVGAYLNYSTRDIVLNNSLSEAESNVDKLELRLQTIFNRVISIADMVYINQNMKELLENEYESTLEIYNAYNRYPVFDDFLKYYDEIETIQFFMNKDMITDSHFIYADSIVKQEDWYQEAVSKSGRLSWVYMEDYWTGQKLLALTRAVYGQSNDLLGVLAIYVSPDMLKSVAEGEPYQAIITLDRETIVYNTERTYIGEKATFFNQDDEQMGNFVMDREFQGEHVKVNVHDFQPEKSLDNSFQVSSVIPVDEVMKEPNAIYVRGFLVIIGALSISILLIGIFIRGFHKRIQQLRQTMYQVAKGNFQVKKIVEGHDEISEVYRDLATTSQSVQKIIDEVYIHKIKEETWKRKQKEMDFKMLASQINPHFLYNTLEMIRMKAVLNKDPEVAKIVKMLSKMMRSALERTDRPVPITDEIELMNHYLEIQTLRFGDKFSYQLEVEDSVKDYYIFPLLIQPIVENAIIHGLEPKEDRGFIKITMEEEDKYLQVEVKDNGVGISKETVAEIRDLLNDEDYHSEGNRIGLHNVHQRLRLYYGDKYGIDMESIEGLGTTMSLKIPKIKNNQHEKGVG; the protein is encoded by the coding sequence ATGTTTCTAAAGAAAAAAATCATGTCTTTATTTAACTTTTTAAAAGTAAAGCATAAATTGTTAGGCATTTATCTGATTGTCACAGCTATACCTATTCTATTAGTTGGTGCATATTTGAACTATAGCACAAGAGATATTGTATTAAACAACTCATTAAGTGAAGCAGAATCAAATGTTGATAAACTCGAGTTACGCTTACAAACCATCTTTAATCGTGTGATTAGTATTGCAGATATGGTTTATATTAATCAAAATATGAAAGAGTTATTAGAAAATGAATATGAGTCGACATTAGAGATCTACAATGCATATAATCGCTATCCGGTTTTTGATGATTTCCTGAAATATTATGATGAAATAGAAACGATCCAATTCTTTATGAACAAAGATATGATAACGGATTCGCATTTTATTTATGCAGACTCCATAGTAAAGCAGGAAGACTGGTACCAAGAAGCCGTTTCTAAAAGTGGGCGTTTATCATGGGTCTATATGGAAGATTACTGGACTGGTCAGAAATTATTAGCATTAACCAGAGCGGTCTATGGTCAAAGTAATGACTTGCTTGGGGTATTAGCCATTTATGTCTCCCCAGATATGCTGAAATCAGTAGCAGAGGGAGAACCATATCAAGCAATTATTACATTAGATCGAGAAACCATCGTATATAATACAGAGCGTACATATATTGGAGAAAAAGCAACATTTTTCAATCAGGATGATGAGCAAATGGGTAATTTCGTTATGGATAGAGAGTTTCAAGGTGAACATGTCAAAGTAAATGTGCACGACTTTCAACCTGAAAAATCATTAGATAATAGTTTTCAAGTATCTTCTGTTATTCCGGTCGACGAAGTTATGAAGGAACCAAATGCTATCTATGTACGAGGTTTTTTGGTGATTATTGGTGCATTATCCATATCGATTCTTTTAATAGGGATCTTCATAAGAGGTTTCCATAAACGGATTCAGCAATTAAGACAAACGATGTATCAAGTAGCAAAAGGTAACTTCCAAGTTAAAAAGATAGTAGAAGGACACGATGAAATCAGTGAAGTATACCGTGACTTAGCAACAACCTCTCAAAGTGTCCAAAAAATTATTGATGAAGTCTATATTCATAAAATTAAAGAAGAAACATGGAAGCGCAAACAAAAAGAAATGGACTTTAAAATGCTTGCAAGCCAGATAAATCCGCATTTTCTTTACAATACATTAGAAATGATTCGGATGAAAGCAGTTTTAAATAAAGATCCGGAAGTCGCAAAAATCGTAAAAATGCTAAGTAAAATGATGCGATCTGCATTAGAAAGAACAGATCGTCCAGTACCGATTACAGATGAGATAGAACTAATGAACCATTATCTTGAAATTCAAACATTACGTTTTGGCGACAAATTCAGTTATCAACTAGAAGTGGAAGATTCAGTGAAAGACTATTATATATTTCCGTTATTGATCCAGCCCATTGTAGAAAATGCTATCATACACGGTTTAGAACCAAAAGAAGACCGAGGTTTTATTAAGATAACCATGGAAGAGGAAGATAAGTATCTTCAGGTTGAAGTGAAGGATAATGGTGTCGGTATTTCGAAAGAAACTGTAGCAGAAATCAGAGATCTCCTAAATGATGAGGATTATCATTCGGAAGGTAACCGTATTGGTTTACACAATGTACATCAGCGGCTAAGGCTGTATTATGGAGACAAATATGGGATAGATATGGAAAGTATTGAGGGATTAGGTACAACGATGTCTCTCAAAATTCCTAAAATAAAAAATAATCAACATGAGAAGGGGGTAGGATGA